In a single window of the Helicobacter felis ATCC 49179 genome:
- the pheS gene encoding phenylalanine--tRNA ligase subunit alpha, giving the protein MQTLDTFLDQISRVTALKELEDLRLQALGKKGVLTQEFAQLKNLSGQEKAQKAQELNRFKEAFTHAHAKRKQVLQDLELEAKLQAEKIDPTLANTHLSASLGHPLSYTKDRIIEYFTQLGFKLHLGALVEEEFYNFDALNMPAYHPARAMQDTFYFKDHKLLRTHTSPTQIHAMQTQKPPIKMIGVGPTFRRDYDTTHTPMFSQVEGLVVDSKNRVHFGHLKQVLEDFLHYFFGDIKVRWRSSFFPFTEPSAEVDISCVFCKQDGCKVCKHTGWLEILGAGCVHPNVFKHAGLEEVSGYAFGMGIERLAMLTCEINDLRSLFETDLRLLEAF; this is encoded by the coding sequence TTGCAAACACTAGACACTTTTTTAGATCAGATTTCTAGGGTAACTGCCCTCAAAGAATTGGAAGACTTGCGCCTGCAGGCTTTGGGTAAAAAGGGAGTCCTTACCCAAGAGTTTGCCCAGCTTAAAAACTTAAGTGGGCAAGAAAAGGCCCAAAAAGCCCAAGAACTCAACCGGTTTAAGGAAGCTTTCACCCACGCCCACGCGAAGCGTAAACAGGTTTTACAGGATTTAGAGTTAGAGGCCAAATTACAGGCAGAAAAGATCGACCCCACTCTAGCCAATACCCACCTTAGCGCAAGTTTAGGTCATCCACTCAGCTACACTAAAGATCGCATCATTGAGTATTTCACCCAACTGGGTTTTAAATTGCACTTAGGCGCGTTGGTTGAGGAGGAGTTTTATAATTTTGATGCGCTCAATATGCCTGCTTACCACCCCGCGCGCGCCATGCAAGACACCTTTTATTTCAAAGATCATAAACTTTTACGCACCCACACTTCCCCCACTCAAATCCATGCCATGCAGACCCAAAAACCCCCGATTAAAATGATCGGTGTAGGCCCTACTTTCAGGCGCGATTACGACACCACACACACCCCGATGTTTTCCCAAGTGGAGGGGTTAGTCGTGGATTCTAAGAATAGAGTGCATTTTGGACACCTTAAACAAGTTTTAGAGGACTTTTTGCATTATTTCTTTGGAGATATTAAGGTGCGCTGGCGCTCTAGTTTTTTTCCTTTTACAGAGCCTAGCGCAGAGGTGGATATTAGCTGTGTGTTTTGCAAACAAGATGGGTGTAAGGTGTGCAAACACACCGGTTGGCTAGAGATTTTAGGGGCGGGATGTGTGCACCCCAATGTCTTTAAGCATGCGGGTTTGGAGGAAGTGAGCGGATACGCCTTTGGGATGGGGATCGAACGCCTCGCCATGCTCACCTGCGAAATCAATGATCTGAGAAGCCTTTTTGAAACCGATTTGAGATTGTTAGAGGCCTTTTGA
- a CDS encoding DHH family phosphoesterase, protein MQVFHLSHIDLDGYGCQFVSRHFFEQITYYNANYGKEVSARLKEIISALNKQSAQKALILVTDLNLTLGEAEFLQKESEALRLQGKEIEILLLDHHITGQDAAQAYSWYHLDVDRSASKITFETLKERYKPLQEDALDKLTPMVEMINSIDIWKEEGFGFELGKVCMRMISSTHELNRFMFDVEHRAYKFALLDHVPSYIHQDRGAVAFDNDLFRLKKIALGGDPDTQTMDNIASNAQVSLLSQKKEACSVVCDGKKGFLSYNMGGISVLANLFLRENPEFDFYMDVSFRGNVSLRSSNKCDVSSISKQYFNGGGHKNASGGKIEGFKESFSYYDIKEQLERVFAQEVTGGSDGFFANRFVF, encoded by the coding sequence ATGCAAGTTTTTCATTTATCCCACATTGATTTAGATGGCTATGGTTGCCAGTTTGTGAGCCGTCATTTTTTTGAGCAGATTACCTACTACAACGCCAATTATGGCAAAGAAGTGTCCGCGAGGCTTAAGGAAATTATCAGCGCGCTAAACAAGCAGAGCGCCCAAAAGGCGTTGATTTTGGTAACAGATTTAAATTTAACTTTAGGCGAGGCGGAGTTTTTGCAAAAAGAAAGCGAGGCGTTACGCTTACAGGGCAAAGAGATAGAAATTTTGCTTTTAGATCACCACATCACAGGACAGGATGCCGCACAGGCGTATTCTTGGTATCATTTAGATGTGGATCGCAGCGCGTCTAAAATCACCTTTGAGACCTTAAAGGAGCGTTACAAACCTTTACAAGAGGACGCGCTAGACAAACTCACCCCCATGGTAGAGATGATTAACTCTATTGATATTTGGAAAGAGGAAGGTTTTGGGTTCGAGTTGGGCAAGGTGTGTATGCGCATGATCTCAAGCACGCATGAGCTCAACCGCTTCATGTTTGATGTAGAGCACCGCGCCTATAAATTCGCCCTGCTAGACCATGTGCCTTCCTATATCCACCAAGACAGGGGCGCAGTAGCCTTTGATAACGATCTCTTCAGACTAAAAAAGATCGCCTTGGGAGGAGACCCTGATACCCAGACAATGGACAATATCGCATCTAATGCGCAAGTCTCCCTGCTCTCGCAAAAAAAGGAGGCTTGCAGTGTGGTGTGTGATGGCAAAAAGGGGTTTTTGAGTTACAACATGGGGGGTATTAGCGTGTTGGCCAATCTCTTTTTGCGCGAGAATCCGGAATTTGACTTCTACATGGATGTGAGTTTTAGGGGCAATGTGAGTTTGCGTTCCAGCAACAAATGCGATGTGAGTAGCATAAGTAAACAATATTTTAACGGAGGGGGGCATAAAAATGCTAGCGGGGGCAAAATTGAAGGTTTTAAAGAAAGTTTTAGCTATTATGACATTAAAGAACAATTAGAGAGAGTCTTCGCGCAAGAGGTTACTGGGGGGTCTGATGGTTTTTTTGCTAACCGGTTCGTGTTTTAA